In Lacrimispora indolis DSM 755, a genomic segment contains:
- a CDS encoding nitrogenase component 1, with translation MGLHKTAPPLSGRMGALWCLSGIAQSAVLEFGCMGHMAYGRTFLHRMGSFGGKLYSTHIGETDIAMGDTGRLSGAVEWLSETQDIKTIFLLPSSVPEVIGTDLKAIAQELSPQFPDTRLIPLTAGGFDMSGHKGVELTLLELCRTFPKEMPKTEQPSFHIIGSCADMFRFHADAAEAARLVSGALGMKHLSTMTSGTSISQLETLGAAHLNIVLRREGEAAAKYLKERFGTPYLTARPYGIQGTLDWLEHAAALCGRQADKAFIIQEKEHALEQIAPMQSVLSRFLRVHKEENRLILAGHADAVPGIAEYGKECFGFTQADCYCDCPEMADGDMAYLDDDAKERIKNDPKGFLMGSGELLRMANRDQSLQIATPDHVWRHAYEPPLVGFRGAVNLAAVWTNEMMRLH, from the coding sequence ATGGGACTGCATAAAACTGCACCGCCCCTTTCCGGGCGGATGGGCGCACTTTGGTGCTTATCCGGGATCGCCCAGTCAGCTGTGCTGGAATTTGGCTGCATGGGACATATGGCCTACGGGAGAACCTTTCTTCACCGGATGGGGTCATTTGGCGGAAAGCTCTATTCAACCCACATCGGAGAAACCGATATTGCTATGGGGGACACCGGCCGCTTATCAGGTGCGGTGGAATGGCTGTCAGAAACCCAGGACATAAAGACCATCTTCCTGCTGCCCTCCTCCGTGCCCGAGGTGATCGGAACAGATTTAAAAGCCATTGCCCAGGAGCTGTCCCCCCAATTTCCTGACACACGTCTGATTCCGCTGACTGCAGGGGGATTTGATATGAGCGGCCACAAGGGGGTGGAGCTGACTCTTTTGGAGCTATGCAGAACATTTCCAAAGGAAATGCCAAAGACAGAACAGCCTTCCTTTCACATCATCGGTTCCTGCGCAGACATGTTCCGTTTTCACGCCGATGCAGCAGAAGCAGCACGGCTGGTGTCAGGTGCCCTGGGAATGAAACATTTGAGTACCATGACCTCAGGCACAAGCATCTCCCAGCTGGAAACACTGGGAGCAGCTCATTTGAACATCGTTCTCCGGCGGGAAGGAGAAGCCGCAGCAAAATATCTTAAAGAACGTTTTGGTACGCCTTATCTGACGGCACGCCCTTACGGAATACAAGGAACTCTTGACTGGCTGGAACATGCAGCGGCCCTGTGCGGCAGGCAGGCTGATAAGGCGTTTATTATCCAGGAAAAAGAACATGCACTGGAACAAATCGCTCCAATGCAGTCTGTGCTGTCCCGTTTTCTCCGCGTCCACAAGGAGGAAAACAGGCTGATCCTTGCCGGACATGCCGATGCAGTTCCCGGAATTGCAGAATACGGAAAAGAGTGTTTTGGTTTTACACAGGCCGATTGTTACTGCGATTGTCCAGAAATGGCAGATGGGGATATGGCTTATCTGGATGACGATGCCAAGGAACGCATTAAAAACGATCCAAAGGGCTTTCTTATGGGCAGCGGGGAACTGCTTCGTATGGCAAACAGAGACCAGAGCCTGCAAATCGCAACGCCTGACCACGTCTGGCGCCATGCTTATGAACCTCCGCTTGTGGGATTTCGGGGAGCAGTAAACCTGGCGGCAGTGTGGACCAATGAAATGATGAGGCTCCACTGA
- a CDS encoding PTS transporter subunit EIIC yields MKEKKSMINVVIDGISGIFLPIINLLSAAGILKGILAILTAANIVSGTSETYLVLNAMADSLFYFLPMVLAFTAAKKFGTDPFTAVVIGGVLLYPTLTTAFEAGTNIYFAGIPMKAVIYHSGVIPTLLAVGLLVYVERVVYKILPELIKSFFAPLICIVVVGLVTLFVFGPIGNVIGDGLAAAYESVYQVSPMIAGAILGAVIQPMVIFGFHWSFVLVAMNNISVKGSDTILALIGPAVFAQAGAALAVCLRSRDKKFRSLCLSAVVSAFFGVTEPAMFGVNLPRKKPMIAVCIGGGAGGAVAGFSGAQAMTFAFPSLITLPVFLGKGFGLFVVSCFVGFLTAFFLTILQPETACEAMVSEAS; encoded by the coding sequence ATGAAAGAAAAAAAGTCAATGATTAATGTTGTGATCGATGGGATTTCCGGTATTTTTCTGCCCATTATCAATTTGTTAAGCGCGGCAGGAATTTTAAAAGGCATACTGGCCATCCTTACCGCGGCAAATATTGTGTCAGGAACCAGTGAGACTTATCTGGTGTTAAATGCCATGGCGGACAGCCTGTTTTATTTTTTGCCTATGGTACTGGCATTTACTGCAGCAAAAAAATTTGGTACTGACCCATTTACGGCAGTGGTCATTGGAGGAGTGCTTTTATATCCTACCTTAACAACCGCATTTGAAGCGGGCACGAACATATATTTTGCAGGAATTCCCATGAAGGCTGTTATCTATCATTCCGGAGTAATCCCCACCCTCCTTGCGGTAGGGCTTTTAGTATATGTGGAACGGGTGGTATATAAAATACTGCCGGAACTGATAAAAAGCTTTTTTGCTCCCCTGATCTGCATTGTGGTAGTCGGTCTGGTCACCTTATTTGTATTCGGACCCATAGGAAATGTAATAGGAGACGGCCTGGCTGCGGCTTATGAATCGGTATACCAGGTCAGCCCAATGATTGCCGGGGCCATACTGGGAGCGGTGATCCAGCCAATGGTCATTTTTGGTTTTCACTGGAGCTTTGTGCTGGTTGCAATGAACAATATTTCTGTGAAAGGCTCTGATACCATACTGGCCTTAATAGGGCCTGCAGTTTTTGCCCAGGCAGGTGCGGCACTTGCGGTGTGTTTGAGAAGCAGGGATAAAAAGTTCCGGTCCCTTTGTCTGTCCGCTGTTGTGTCTGCCTTTTTTGGAGTTACGGAACCGGCCATGTTCGGCGTGAACCTGCCGCGCAAAAAGCCTATGATCGCGGTATGTATCGGCGGCGGGGCAGGAGGGGCTGTAGCGGGATTTTCAGGTGCCCAGGCCATGACCTTTGCATTTCCAAGTCTGATTACGCTGCCTGTTTTTCTTGGAAAAGGATTTGGGTTGTTTGTTGTAAGCTGTTTTGTAGGGTTTTTAACAGCATTTTTTCTCACGATCTTACAGCCGGAGACAGCTTGCGAGGCAATGGTTTCAGAAGCCTCATAA